One genomic region from Phoenix dactylifera cultivar Barhee BC4 unplaced genomic scaffold, palm_55x_up_171113_PBpolish2nd_filt_p 000046F, whole genome shotgun sequence encodes:
- the LOC103698661 gene encoding uncharacterized acetyltransferase At3g50280-like, which produces MDAPATTEVRILSRRMVRPSQSRGVIHLTPWDLKMLSVDYIQKGILFLKPPPPPPPPPAAAADDDDAAKTRSDEQREEDGGKEEEDSSPVIISDLLSSFARALDHFFPLAGRLATAKHEETNSLSIFLDCNDEGAEFIHASAATVTASDVLAPLYVHPVVQSFFPLNGVLGCDGLSTPLLAVQVTELADGGIFIGCSLNHAVADGSSFWHFFNSWAHLSRDRHQVSIPNPPTIDRWFLDSCPPPIRLPFADRLDSIQRISFPPVRECALHFSARSIAKLKARANTEMGTDRISSLQALLGHLWRSVARARRLDPTQETTYSVLVGCRSRLGPSLPATYLGNAIMIARAKSTAGELSEHGPGWAAWLLNRAVASCGEAATRDWLESWAKEPSLVRMDHFNHCDLVTGSSPRFDIYGNDFGWGRPAAVRSGVGNKVDGKATIYPGPDPGSMALEVCLSPQALSSLLQDQEFMQAVGNDGA; this is translated from the coding sequence ATGGATGCTCCAGCGACGACGGAGGTCCGAATCCTGTCGAGACGCATGGTCCGACCCAGCCAGAGCCGGGGGGTGATCCATCTCACCCCGTGGGATCTCAAGATGCTCTCCGTCGACTACATCCAGaaaggcatcctcttccttaaaccaccacctcctcctcctcctcctcctgctgctgctgctgatgatgatgatgctgctAAAACGCGATCAGATGAGCAACGAGAAGAAGACGgcgggaaggaggaggaggactccTCCCCCGTCATCATCTCCGACCTGCTGTCCTCCTTCGCCCGTGCCCTCGACCACTTCTTCCCGCTGGCTGGCCGCCTCGCCACGGCGAAACACGAGGAGACCAACTCCCTCTCCATCTTCCTCGACTGCAACGATGAGGGAGCCGAGTTCATCCATGCGTCCGCGGCCACTGTGACGGCGTCCGACGTCCTCGCCCCGCTCTACGTCCATCCCGTCGTCCAGTCCTTTTTCCCTCTCAACGGCGTGCTCGGCTGCGACGGCCTCTCCACGCCGCTCCTCGCCGTCCAGGTCACCGAGCTGGCCGACGGCGGCATCTTCATCGGCTGCTCCCTCAACCATGCCGTCGCCGACGGCAGCTCCTTCTGGCACTTCTTCAACTCCTGGGCCCACCTCAGCCGCGACCGCCACCAGGTATCGATCCCCAATCCTCCCACCATCGACCGCTGGTTCCTCGATTCGTGCCCTCCTCCTATCCGTCTCCCCTTCGCCGACCGGCTGGACTCCATCCAAAGGATCTCTTTCCCTCCCGTGAGGGAGTGCGCGCTCCATTTCTCGGCGCGGTCGATCGCGAAGCTCAAGGCCAGGGCCAACACGGAGATGGGCACCGACCGGATCTCCTCCCTCCAGGCCTTGCTGGGCCACCTCTGGCGCTCCGTGGCTCGTGCTCGCCGCCTCGACCCCACGCAGGAGACCACGTACTCTGTGCTGGTCGGTTGCCGGTCGCGGCTGGGCCCATCGCTCCCCGCCACCTACCTCGGCAACGCCATCATGATCGCTCGAGCCAAGTCGACGGCAGGGGAGCTGTCGGAGCACGGCCCCGGCTGGGCGGCCTGGCTCCTGAACCGAGCCGTGGCATCCTGCGGCGAGGCCGCGACCAGAGACTGGCTGGAGTCGTGGGCGAAGGAACCATCCTTGGTCCGCATGGACCATTTCAATCACTGCGACCTGGTCACGGGGAGCTCTCCCCGGTTCGACATCTACGGCAACGACTTCGGCTGGGGGAGGCCGGCCGCGGTTCGAAGCGGGGTCGGGAACAAGGTGGACGGCAAGGCCACCATCTATCCAGGGCCCGATCCAGGGAGCATGGCCTTGGAGGTCTGCCTCTCGCCCCAGGCGCTGAGCTCTCTGCTTCAAGACCAGGAGTTCATGCAAGCAGTAGGCAACGATGGGGCATAA